One window of the Vigna radiata var. radiata cultivar VC1973A chromosome 1, Vradiata_ver6, whole genome shotgun sequence genome contains the following:
- the LOC106764520 gene encoding purple acid phosphatase 23 isoform X2, translating to MKICTTLCMLAMVLVMMSTDFITVMAVTESHIPTTLDGPFEPVTRRFDPSLRRGSDDLPMTHPRLRKNVTLNFPEQIALAISSPTSMWVSWVTGDAQIGLNVTPVDPASIGSEVWYGKESGKYTSVGKGDSVVYSQLYPFEGLWNYTSGIIHHVKLEGLEPGTRYYYKCGDSSIPAMSQERFFETFPKPSPNNYPARIAVVGDLGLTRNSTSTIDHLIHNDPSMILMVGDLTYANQYLTTGGKGVSCYSCAFPDAPIRETYQPRWDGWGRFMEPLTSEVPMMVIEGNHEIEPQAGGITFKSYLTRFAVPAEESGSKSNFYYSFDAGGIHFIMLGAYVDYNSSGAQFSWLKQDLQNIDRSVTPWLVAAMHPPWYNSYASHYQEFECMRLEMEEILYQYRVDIVFNGHVHAYERMNRVYNYTLDPCAPIYITVGDGGNIEKVDVDHADDPGKCPSPRDNIPEYGGVCKSNFSSGPAKGHFCWNKQPEWSAFRESSFGHGILEAVNSTYALWTWHRNQENYKENAVGDQIYIVRQPELCMKDLKPHNSQQSLPYNSNPKSSHAPTHLSQVKWS from the exons ATGAAAATCTGCACCACCTTGTGCATGCTGGCCATGGTTTTGGTGATGATGAGCACCGACTTTATCACCGTCATGGCAGTGACTGAGAGTCACATTCCCACCACTTTGGATGGCCCATTTGAGCCTGTGACCCGCCGGTTCGACCCATCACTGCGACGGGGCAGTGATGACCTGCCCATGACTCATCCAAGGCTAAGAAAGAATGTCACTTTGAATTTCCCTGAACAGATTGCTCTTGCAATTTCTTCACCAACTTCTATGTGGGTTTCTTGGGTTACTG GGGATGCACAGATTGGCCTCAACGTGACGCCAGTAGATCCTGCATCTATTGGAAGTGAAGTGTGGTATGGAAAAGAGAGTGGCAAGTACACAAGTGTTGGGAAAGGTGATTCTGTTGTTTACAGTCAGTTGTATCCCTTTGAAGGCCTATGGAATTACACCTCTGGTATCATTCATCATGTGAAACTTGAAG GTCTTGAACCTGGAACAAGATATTATTACAAATGTGGGGATAGTTCTATTCCAGCCATGAGCCAAGAGCGTTTTTTTGAGACTTTTCCTAAACCTAGTCCAAATAATTATCCAGCTAGAATAGCAGTTGTTGGAGATCTGGGCCTCACAAGAAATTCTACATCAACTATTGATCATCTAATTCATAATGATCCCTCAATGATTCTAATGGTTGGAGATTTGACATATGCAAATCAGTATCTTACAACTGGTGGAAAGGGAGTTTCATGTTATTCATGTGCATTTCCAGATGCTCCTATTAGAGAAACGTATCAACCTCGATGGGATGGGTGGGGAAG GTTTATGGAACCTTTGACCTCAGAAGTTCCTATGATGGTTATTGAAGGGAATCATGAGATTGAACCTCAAGCTGGTGGGATCACATTCAAATCATACTTAACACGATTTGCAGTTCCTGCAGAAGAAAGTGGCTCTAAAAGTAACTTCTACTACTCTTTTGATGCTGGGGGCATACACTTTATCATGTTAGGAGCATATGTTGATTACAATAGTTCTG GTGCACAGTTTTCTTGGCTGAAGCAAGACCTGCAAAATATAGACCGTAGTGTGACCCCTTGGTTAGTAGCTGCAATGCATCCTCCATGGTATAACAGTTATGCTTCACACTATCAAGAATTTGAGTGTATGAGGTTGGAAATGGAAGAGATTCTTTATCAATACAGGGTTGACATTGTTTTCAATGGTCAT GTTCATGCTTATGAGAGGATGAACAGAGTTTATAATTACACATTGGATCCTTGTGCACCAATCTACATAACTGTTGGAGATGGTGGAAATATAGAGAAAGTAGATGTTGATCATGCAGATGACCCTGGAAAGTGTCCTTCTCCTAGAGATAATATACCAGAATATGGAGGAGTTTGCAAATCAAATTTTTCATCTGGTCCTGCCAAAGGACACTTTTGTTGGAACAAACAACCTGAGTGGAGTGCTTTTAGAGAAAGCAGTTTTGGACATGGGATACTTGAG GCTGTGAATTCCACGTATGCACTATGGACTTGGCACCGAAATCaagaaaactataaagaaaATGCAGTTGGTGACCAAATATACATTGTGAGGCAACCAGAATTATGCATGAAAGACTTAAAA CCACATAATTCACAACAATCACTTCCATACAATTCAAACCCTAAATCCTCTCATGCCCCTACCCATCTTTCTCAG GTGAAATGGAGCTAG
- the LOC106757595 gene encoding protein IMPAIRED IN BABA-INDUCED STERILITY 1-like, with amino-acid sequence MGCISSKNVVARAYSPSPTMVEISESIRASSRGHSGLTILDSKGNVDNERNNNSNIKIKKNSSKKSNGSFSLRHGLVHRNVEAEQNAVGWPPWLTAVAAEAIQGWIPLKADSFQKLEKIGQGTYSSVFRAREVETGKLFALKKVRFDNFQPESIRFMAREITILRRLDHPNIMKLEGIITSRLSNSIYLVFEYMEHDLAGLVSRPEIVFTESQIKCYMRQLLSGLEHCHMRGIMHRDIKVSNILLNNEGVLKIGDFGLANTISTSNKNPLTSRVVTLWYRPPELLMGSTSYGVSVDLWSVGCVFAELFLGKPILKGRTEVEQLHKIFKLCGSPPEEFWKKTKLPHATMFKPQTNYESSLRERCADFPETAIDLLETLLSIDSSNRGTSSSALMSEYFNTKPYACNPSNLPRYPPSKEMDVKVQEDSSRKKIEGKVREVATSRRQPRRVNKLLNDQNNFGKSSSKENMQNSSQNGHKDDGKTHLTKGRGGNMYKDHAKPAMDTMSETSQMMNVVNGNGYSVPIQVSGSTNDYTWVKRRKQDASSTVSDGSKSKISALDTNFAKGTYDLSNQRVSMDFDPAELVNAQGRRENDAQRAIRKSRFGRDK; translated from the exons ATGGGTTGCATTAGCTCCAAAAATGTGGTTGCCAGAGCGTATTCTCCATCcccaacaatggtggaaatttCAGAGTCGATTCGCGCTTCCAGCAGGGGCCATTCTGGATTGACGATTTTGGATTCTAAAGGAAATGTAGACAATGAGAgaaacaacaacagcaacatcaagattaagaaaaatagtTCAAAGAAGAGTAATGGATCTTTTAGCTTACGGCATGGGTTGGTTCACAGAAACGTTGAGGCTGAACAAAATGCTGTTGGTTGGCCGCCATGGCTCACTGCTGTTGCAGCAGAAGCCATTCAAGGATGGATCCCTCTCAAAGCAGATTCTTTTCAAAAGTTAGAAAAG aTTGGACAAGGTACATATAGCAGTGTGTTTCGAGCTCGTGAAGTTGAAACTGGGAAGCTATTTGCTTTGAAAAAGGTGCGGTTTGACAATTTTCAACCTGAGAGTATTAGGTTTATGGCAAGAGAAATAACAATCCTTCGAAGGCTTGATCACCCAAACATCATGAAATTGGAAGGCATAATCACTTCTCGCCTATCAAATAGCATATACCTTGTATTTGAATACATGGAACATGATCTTGCTGGTCTAGTGTCACGTCCTGAGATAGTATTCACTGAATCACAG ATAAAATGTTACATGAGGCAACTTTTAAGTGGACTCGAGCATTGTCATATGCGTGGTATTATGCACAGAGACATCAAAGTATCAAATATCTTATTAAACAATGAAGGTGTTCTCAAGATAGGAGATTTTGGATTAGCAAATACAATTAGTACAAGTAACAAAAATCCTTTGACAAGTCGTGTTGTGACTTTGTGGTATCGTCCTCCTGAGCTATTGATGGGATCAACTAGCTATGGAGTGTCAGTAGATCTATGGAGTGTTGGTTGTGTATTTGCAGAACTTTTTCTTGGGAAGCCTATCCTTAAGGGAAGAACCGAg GTTGAACAATTGCACAAAATTTTTAAGTTGTGTGGTTCTCCACCTGAGGAGTTCTGGAAAAAGACCAAACTTCCTCATGCAACCATGTTTAAGCCTCAAACAAATTATGAAAGCTCTCTTCGAGAAAGATGTGCAGATTTTCCTGAAACTGCTATAGACCTACTTGAGACTTTATTATCCATTGATTCAAGCAACCGAGGAACTTCCTCATCTGCCTTAATGTCTGAG TATTTTAACACTAAGCCATACGCTTGTAACCCATCAAATCTCCCAAGATACCCACCAAGCAAAGAAATGGATGTAAAAGTTCAAGAAGATTCATCCAG GAAAAAGATTGAAGGTAAAGTGAGAGAGGTTGCAACATCAAGAAGACAACCAAGACGAGTCAATAAACTTTTGAATGATCAAAACAATTTTGGTAAATCAAGCTCAAAAGAG AACATGCAAAACAGTTCTCAAAATGGCCATAAAGATGATGGTAAAACACATCTTAcaaaaggaagaggaggaaacATGTACAAAGATCATGCAAAGCCTGCAATGGATACCATGTCTGAGACCTCCCAAATGATGAATGTTGTTAATGGTAATGGATACAGTGTGCCAATACAAGTTTCAGGATCTACTAATGATTATACATgggtaaaaagaagaaaacaagatgCATCATCAACAGTATCAGATGGATCAAAAAGCAAAATCAGTGCACTAGATACCAACTTTGCCAaaggaacatatgatttatCTAACCAAAGAGTTTCAATGGATTTTGATCCTGCTGAATTGGTGAATGCTCAG GGTCGTAGAGAAAATGATGCACAACGTGCAATTCGTAAATCGAGGTTTGGAAGAg ATAAATGA
- the LOC106764520 gene encoding purple acid phosphatase 23 isoform X1, producing MKICTTLCMLAMVLVMMSTDFITVMAVTESHIPTTLDGPFEPVTRRFDPSLRRGSDDLPMTHPRLRKNVTLNFPEQIALAISSPTSMWVSWVTGDAQIGLNVTPVDPASIGSEVWYGKESGKYTSVGKGDSVVYSQLYPFEGLWNYTSGIIHHVKLEGLEPGTRYYYKCGDSSIPAMSQERFFETFPKPSPNNYPARIAVVGDLGLTRNSTSTIDHLIHNDPSMILMVGDLTYANQYLTTGGKGVSCYSCAFPDAPIRETYQPRWDGWGRFMEPLTSEVPMMVIEGNHEIEPQAGGITFKSYLTRFAVPAEESGSKSNFYYSFDAGGIHFIMLGAYVDYNSSGAQFSWLKQDLQNIDRSVTPWLVAAMHPPWYNSYASHYQEFECMRLEMEEILYQYRVDIVFNGHVHAYERMNRVYNYTLDPCAPIYITVGDGGNIEKVDVDHADDPGKCPSPRDNIPEYGGVCKSNFSSGPAKGHFCWNKQPEWSAFRESSFGHGILEAVNSTYALWTWHRNQENYKENAVGDQIYIVRQPELCMKDLKPHNSQQSLPYNSNPKSSHAPTHLSQNSIIIFLGLLFIYGLYSQVKWS from the exons ATGAAAATCTGCACCACCTTGTGCATGCTGGCCATGGTTTTGGTGATGATGAGCACCGACTTTATCACCGTCATGGCAGTGACTGAGAGTCACATTCCCACCACTTTGGATGGCCCATTTGAGCCTGTGACCCGCCGGTTCGACCCATCACTGCGACGGGGCAGTGATGACCTGCCCATGACTCATCCAAGGCTAAGAAAGAATGTCACTTTGAATTTCCCTGAACAGATTGCTCTTGCAATTTCTTCACCAACTTCTATGTGGGTTTCTTGGGTTACTG GGGATGCACAGATTGGCCTCAACGTGACGCCAGTAGATCCTGCATCTATTGGAAGTGAAGTGTGGTATGGAAAAGAGAGTGGCAAGTACACAAGTGTTGGGAAAGGTGATTCTGTTGTTTACAGTCAGTTGTATCCCTTTGAAGGCCTATGGAATTACACCTCTGGTATCATTCATCATGTGAAACTTGAAG GTCTTGAACCTGGAACAAGATATTATTACAAATGTGGGGATAGTTCTATTCCAGCCATGAGCCAAGAGCGTTTTTTTGAGACTTTTCCTAAACCTAGTCCAAATAATTATCCAGCTAGAATAGCAGTTGTTGGAGATCTGGGCCTCACAAGAAATTCTACATCAACTATTGATCATCTAATTCATAATGATCCCTCAATGATTCTAATGGTTGGAGATTTGACATATGCAAATCAGTATCTTACAACTGGTGGAAAGGGAGTTTCATGTTATTCATGTGCATTTCCAGATGCTCCTATTAGAGAAACGTATCAACCTCGATGGGATGGGTGGGGAAG GTTTATGGAACCTTTGACCTCAGAAGTTCCTATGATGGTTATTGAAGGGAATCATGAGATTGAACCTCAAGCTGGTGGGATCACATTCAAATCATACTTAACACGATTTGCAGTTCCTGCAGAAGAAAGTGGCTCTAAAAGTAACTTCTACTACTCTTTTGATGCTGGGGGCATACACTTTATCATGTTAGGAGCATATGTTGATTACAATAGTTCTG GTGCACAGTTTTCTTGGCTGAAGCAAGACCTGCAAAATATAGACCGTAGTGTGACCCCTTGGTTAGTAGCTGCAATGCATCCTCCATGGTATAACAGTTATGCTTCACACTATCAAGAATTTGAGTGTATGAGGTTGGAAATGGAAGAGATTCTTTATCAATACAGGGTTGACATTGTTTTCAATGGTCAT GTTCATGCTTATGAGAGGATGAACAGAGTTTATAATTACACATTGGATCCTTGTGCACCAATCTACATAACTGTTGGAGATGGTGGAAATATAGAGAAAGTAGATGTTGATCATGCAGATGACCCTGGAAAGTGTCCTTCTCCTAGAGATAATATACCAGAATATGGAGGAGTTTGCAAATCAAATTTTTCATCTGGTCCTGCCAAAGGACACTTTTGTTGGAACAAACAACCTGAGTGGAGTGCTTTTAGAGAAAGCAGTTTTGGACATGGGATACTTGAG GCTGTGAATTCCACGTATGCACTATGGACTTGGCACCGAAATCaagaaaactataaagaaaATGCAGTTGGTGACCAAATATACATTGTGAGGCAACCAGAATTATGCATGAAAGACTTAAAA CCACATAATTCACAACAATCACTTCCATACAATTCAAACCCTAAATCCTCTCATGCCCCTACCCATCTTTCTCAG AATTCTATCATCATATTCCTTGGGCTTCTCTTTATATATGGTCTATATTCTCAG GTGAAATGGAGCTAG